One Nicotiana tabacum cultivar K326 chromosome 23, ASM71507v2, whole genome shotgun sequence genomic window, CAACCACACAATACCTAAAAGTTATTCATGATCGTTGTTTTATCTTGTGTGGATGGTTGATGTTACAtttatgatggatataaggttggaatgTCATGTCAATATATATGTTTATATGATGGACCTATTGTTGGTTTTGTAAGTATAGGGGATATGGGAAAAAGAGTTGGGATTTGGTTCCAATCCAAGCTTGTCGCTCGTCGTGTTAAATAGCAGTTTTGTGTGTGACGTTTGTGCACTTGTTGTTGTGTTGATTGATTAGTGTTGTTGGGCTGTTGTTATATGgtattggagaaggcccttgttaCGGGGAGATGCcacccaaatttacataaacgagctactagcttaagttacggacttagcctttactcaacaccgattttgaatctccttatgctatggtagattgagtggagttgtttgaagagttgcttgtaagctattaaggactcaacgaggttaaggtatgttaagactaaaccttttcttcattttggcatgatctcgtaactacatgagtttgataacaagacataaagagaagttcgtattcctgaacttatgtacattatcctagtctcataagttatagtattctcccttatcgaaactttatattcagttaagtattattttcttccagtcaagagagcatagagtctatatatatacagtattatagtactttcaccaccatcaagctataatcgatgggcaggaccctattgggcaacctttgatcagatggtaagttatataccgaaccTACTGTAgccaagcgcctatgagcgagcccagaatagccgagatacagagcctagtatggtcgagcgcctatgagcgagcctactacgacagagcagttatatgtaccgagccttatagggccgaaaattattttatttactatattgatagagttgagtcagtatcaacaggtaagcatatttcagatcatctttgactcccagttactttcagttattatattatcaattcagtttcagctttcaattattttgttgccttacatactcggtacattatttcgtactgacatcccttttgctggggatgctgtatttcatgcctgcaggacctgatagacagctggatagaccttcccagcagacagagtcaaatattagcttggttggtaagctccattccctcggagttaccaggtctagaccttggagtctattttataaatacaggtttgatgggtaggtcgaggccttgTCCCGACCATTGTACAATTCAGTTttctttagaggcttgtagatgagtcctgtatattttgtatatcagtagatatATTCATATTTGTATGAGCTTTTCGGTATGTTTAACCCTCAGATGAGAGAGACGATactttcagatgattcagaatatggcctcatcggcctaagttgagggttacccctccagagttcacaattacagagtggtacgctcgggccaaaTATGGAACCAGGTGCCGGccatgcctccccaggtttggggcgtgacaaacttggtatcagagcagttctatcctagggagtctacaagccgtgtctagtagagccttgtttatagatgtgttgtgcaccacattatataaagaGGAAGCTAAAAGGCATTTAGGAAtctgttacccttctttcaaatccaaatcgtgctatagaTCTGAGTCATAAGACTTCGAGTCAAgacttatgtttgctaatgatataGAGATGTTTTCAATTAGAAAAAAATTACAGCTAGCCAGAGGGCTAATATAGCAACAAGTAAGGGCACTAATTGAGAGAGAGTTCTTGACGACGTGGCCCTGTTTGAGGCCCTATTAGACCGTGCATACCAGATGTGCAAATTTCCAGCTTAAGACCCTAAGATGGGAATATCAAATACACCCCGTGAATAGCAGGCCATGGGAGTATCATAAGGTAAAAGTTTAAGTTTCAACATGTAATTGAAGCAAGGTGAAGGAGGGTACGAGGTATCCTGTTAGTGAAGATTATtaatatttacaattcaggcagagaaatacaATTACTCTGAGTTTACTTccaacagtaatagaggtatgtacaattggccacacccatctcagttatgcccaaTGGAAGctagatgggatatcaggatccagttggggttagagtaacccaaaattgtggaaTGAgccaggggagctaaaagtgaaacaaggttttgttgaagttttcagaataatgtgatagacagaaatattggcaggagaataagaagagagtaaatgaagcattacaAGTAAGgtatgataaatgggtgataacggtaaatcaaaatatgacaagatgacagagtctatagtcaagtgaaggaaaagacaatagatgacatgccttgagacaataagAGAGTATAAGCTGGTGACTCCCACGTGATTACCAACAAGCTAAGTTAGACCCCGGGAGTAATaaaaattagtatgggctagtaaacaagataaaaccgaacatgatttagggactgaaggatttgataatagtcatcatcgtgagaatttcagagatcgcaTTTCGGCAATGATAGAATGGACAacggaagaataacctttaaaggtcattcaggaagacgcttccctaaagcaagcactgtgagcagagttaagatTAAGaaactaagtgtgccagttacactaggtgtcaccctcacacgtaagaaattcagttatctaTGGTAGAGAAGGGTTACCGCAAAGCGAGTAAGAGTCAGTGAAGACGTGAAAAGACGCCAAGGATGAAGAGGTAAAGCatatataggtaaatcttcattgCATTAAATGccagtactcccctaaagggaggAAGACGGTGTGAtctggtattaagtcggagttatgtaGTTCAAGTagctatggaatagtaaagaaagaatgcggtaaaaggcaaaaggaataagattgcatttatttagatcctacagatatgttacgactccagaacattgtTCAAGCACGAtgtcggggagaggcagtaagggttctcgaccaggatgttattgataaataagtgtgaatggacacttgatacattagGAGCCAGTGCGAAAGGcaagttaagacaaaagacatAATCCAAGAGAGTTTacacagaatatagatatgagcatggactgacgagtagttagtagttgatccaggaagagcctagttatggctagacaagaggtctcaaataaatcaacagatcatgcaagataaacgtagtgaaaccCAGCACAGAAAATTCTGCCTCACAGatatgacatcgtaatccttgagaaatattcagataggagttggggtagttaaaggtatcgtatcagtattacagaaataaaagagagtgccattgGGGAgatagttaaaattttagttcaaaagtaaccctacgagcacaagggcgcagaggtaagtaactaaggataattataggtgagtaagtACATCAAAACTTTTGTTGGGTATACGATGTAAAAAGCTCCCATGTTTACATAAGTCAGAGGGTCTTTCTTAAAtgctacaacgaaagactagctgagaaaataagaaagaaggattcaacataagcatagtgacctaaagaagaaatgatctggtaataacagtctcactacaacattataTGCACTCTAAAACAAAGTAGCACCTGTCGTGACTAAGGAACGGggagtaaaatcaaaagtaatattcaagatcatatgagttgcacgaaattcAAAtaggtgtgggcactaagataagccaaatattcatgcaacaagtgacagaacgaccaggaaaagtaattggtTACTTTTAAAGAAAGccgagaaggcacgaaaggaattattcgatcaatgacccagagttagttacattatgaacgcacttaataTTTCGGACTATTATCCACGCAGCACATATGTTGACATTCCTACAGCTATAGgagactccagtataagttaaaagaaagaattgagtccacctCACAGACAatggattgaattgttagaagattatattatggatgttccatAGCGCCCACGAAAGGCGAAAGCaataactaataccctgagccccagatcgaaagatagcttaagcctatttaaaggctgagagagaagaagaaactaaagagttacatcagctaagtaaatcaagagtctgattattagatctagataattatagaaatcatgattcagaacattgcagaatcactcttaatatcggAGGTACGATATAAATAGTACAAcgaccatattctataacggctctaaaATAAAGCTAGTTGGAAAATTACCAGCCTCATAAGGAGTAAGTATaaagctctcaccggattgtgtatgcactagaggtgcaagtattatagtagagctttaagTTGTGGACGTGAATTCCACTtatgtggaaggaaggttatgaaaACGACAGAAGATACAATGCAAGATTCAAAGATAAGAAAGGTAAAGGTAAAGAAGGTAGAGATACTaaagtgcagaaggttgtgaatagtccaaaCTTCAGACAGTAAagacagttgcctagatggaaaggacaacaataaagtatttgtaagagctataggttatgaaactgataagcgcatcagtcaacattcgaggacgaatgttccaaagggggaaatgatgttacaaCCCATGTATTCGTATGTaagagtacgtcataagtcaattgatgtaagctcagaaatgaaatcatctttgaaagGTTTACAGAGTTAGTTAATCACATTAATGtgaaggttacaaatatttaagatcatgaataccaagagggtttgaaggcttaGAGGCTAAactaattgaagaaaataagtttcgtcgaaagtcgacaagttgggaatgttataacatgtatttttggggtgagactagggtgcttaacattataaggagactatgttatgagttattttagtcgtatgatagtcgtgtgttatgttttgaagtctaGTGAGTTGTGgagcaaaagttggaaaaggtcatcacaagttgcattcataaATGTGTGAAACTTAAGtaaaatgtagctgagcttttctcccaatatacttggaattaggggatgatctccctaccaaattgaagatatacgagtctagtttctaacgtatTAAACCGTTCAtagatacgacatcggagtagagagatattcgtatttttgcTAGACCACGCAAGTAGCTctcaatgggacccacttaggtggTTGACGACCCTTGAACCTTTTAAAGGGCTTGGTCCCAATCCAAGCTTGCCACTCATCGTGTTAAATAAAAGTTTTGTGTGTGACGTTTGTGCACTTGTTGTTATGTAGATTGATTGGTGTTGTTGGGCTGTTGTTATATGgtattggagaaggcccttgttacaggggagatgccgCTCAAATTTACATAAaggagctactagcttaagttacggacttagcctttactcagcaccgattttgaatctccttatgctatggtagactgagtggagttgtttgaagagttgcttggaagctaTTAAGGATTCAAcgaggttaaggtatgttaagactaaacctttccttcatttgggcatgatcccgtaactacatgagtttgataacgagacataaagagaagttcgtattcctgaacttatgtacattatcctagtctcataagttatattgttctcccttatcgggactttatatacAGTTTAGTATTGTCTTGTTTTATCCAAGAGAgaagagagtctatatatacacgattacagtattttcactaccaccgagctataatcggtgggcaatCCCCTATTGGCAACCTCTGATCAGCTGGTACATTATATATCGaccctactgtggccgagcacctatgcgTTAGCCTAGAAAggctgagatacagagcctagtatggccgagcgcctatgagcgagcctattacggcagagtagttacacataccgagccttataaggccggacaactattttatttactatattgagagagttgagtcagtatcaacaggtaagcatatcttcagatcatatttgactcccagttactttcagttattatattattatttcagtttcagctttcagttattttgttgccttacatactcggtacatcttttcgtattgacatcccttttgctgaggggatgttgtatttcatgcctgcaggaCCTGATAGGCCGCTGGATAGACCTTTCTagcagacagagtcaaacattAGCTTAGTTGGTAAGCTCTATtccctcggagttaccaggtctagaccttggagtctattttatatatataggtttgatgggtaggtcgaggccctgtcccgaccatggtacagttcagttatctttagaggcttgtagacgagtcctgtatattttgtatatcagtagatgttcatggcggcttCGTCGGCCTGTATAgttatatatatcagcttttgggtatgttttcCCCACAGATGAGACAAGTGTTATTTTCAGACGATTCAGAAAATGGcttcatcggcctaagttgagggttacccctcagcctaagttgagggttacccctccaaagttcacagttacagagtggtacgctcgggccaaaTATGGCATCGGGTGCCGGCCACACCtccctaggtttggggcgtgacatttaggactagttggtgtgtttggttgaggtcccgggggcctcgggtggagttcAGATTGTTAACGGATCAAGTTTGGATTTTGAAAGACTGCTGAAGCTCACCaggtctggtgcaatcgcacctgcggagttttgatcgcaggtgcgagctcgcaggtgtgaGTAGGGGAGTGCAGTTGCGGCCTTGAGAGGAGTGTGCAATGGTCGCAGGTGTGAGGGAATTTCCGCACCTacaaggtcgcagatgcggagtaaGGTGCGCAGAAGCAGGCTTAGAGAGGAAGCtatggggcgcagatgcggactcgcacctgcgtATGTGGGATCGTAGAAGCGAAGGCAGAGATCCCAGGCTTGGTCATAGAAGTAGAGAAATGTCCGTACCTGCGGGACAGCAGATGCGGTTAagtgggtcgcaggtgcgaaagcattGCAGTGTTATATCCGAAGGGTTTCGTGATTTTTCTCCTTTTAGACTTTGCAAACTCGaattggggcgatttttgagagggattttgaggggtttcttgaggttagtcacttgtgatcatttttattcaataattttGGTTCCCCATTGAAatttccacctagtttgtgtgtttttgaggtgtaattttagGAGTTGAGGCTAGGAATTTGGAGattttaatttggggatttgagtggtgatttggtatcagaatttggtaaacttggtatggttggactcgtggtggaatgggcttctagattttgtgacttttattggattcTGAGACGTGAGCCCGAGGGTCGgctttgagttgactttttgacttttgattaagaatttagtattttcttatggaattgattcctatagcttgagttgatcgtatcgaattgtttgtggctagattcgaggtgttcggaggtcgattcgaggtaagaacttgttggagtagagttttgtacagtttgaggtaagtaacacttctaaacttggttctgaaagtatgaaaccccgaattttatgTTATGTTCTTTGTGTTGagttgacgcacatgctaggtgacgggcgcgcAGGCGTGCACtgtaagaattgtgacttggtcaattccatgaatctgtatagttgaataatcttgttgttacccgtattttcaccatgtgtTAGAACAATTGAGCTGTCAGTTatgttagaaatcctgcttaggcTACGTGTTGGGACTcacagaggtcgtgttacatgttgaattatttgcttaattttccattttgtactcagtcacacctattatttgcatattatatctcagtctctgttgtcctttattgatacatcatatcatcattatttgggttgattatcatgattcttgtgagcccgagagactggagagattaatgattgagtgaggttGAGGATCTATTGTGATTGatattcatgggatcgggctgcacgacgcaacaggctttattgattcatgccgggatttggcttattatagcgtttGGGATGGAtcggcccctccagagtctgcacatccacagtgggcGTAGTTGCTAGCAATTTATttacatttgggctggatctgccttcattttatttatatttgggctggatctgccatggttttatttgcatttgggctggatctgccctgttaTGTGTTAACTTTTTATTGCAAAAACCTGAAAGGATGTCTAAATTCTTGTACCGTTACTTGCAGATTATGAATTTATGAGATATCACTATCATATTTTTCTGTAACCTTCCATACTGTTAATGTTGTATGTGGACTGTAATACTCGAAcccgtcactgctttcagtccaaaggttagatttgttacttattgagttggttgtactcacgctacaccctgcacctcagGTGCAGGTCCAGGTGTTTCCGGTCACGGTGGTTGTTGATTAACAGAGTTCAGACATttggagatcatcgaggtagctgcttgggcGTCCGCAtgccttgactctcctcccctatctTTCAGTTTATTTATTCAGTTATACTTTCTAGATAGTATACCAGACTATGTCcttatgtagatgctcatgtactcagtgacaccctagttttgggaaaacttatgtattgagttatgatATTCTATCCCGTTTTATgagattttttaattatttaaactgTTTTAGTATATTTCAAAGTTGAAGGTGTTGGAAATGCCTgagtagtcggcttgcctagtaccatgataggcgccatcacgaaatattgggttttgggtcgtgacaagttggtatcagagcctaggttacataggtctcacgagtcatgagcaagtttagcaGAGTCgtgtggatcggtatggagatgtctgtacttatcttcgagaggctgctgaacccttaggaaaacttcacattcttgtactcttgtcgtgcgaatttgttgattccaggaactaaacttctgttattctattctctcacagatggtgagggcaCGTGCTACCGGGCCAGACGGACACCCACTAGTACCatcagctagggccacgagaggccggggtcGCAGTAggggtcgcggtaggggcagaggtgtagctcgtacaacagctagacaatcacctgcagatccactagttgccccagctcaggagcagattctagatgtggttgagccagtggggccagtccaggcaccagctgtgcccattgtgattgcaggccttcaggaggctttggctcaaATATTGAATGTGtgtactagccttgctcaggcggtttctGTTTAGACCGCGCCATCCACTTCTTAGGTAGGGGGAGGTACTCAGGctcccaccgcccgtactccagagcaggtgatgcagggacttcagacccCGGGGGTACTACCAACCCAGTCGGTTACAGTTGCTCAGGCCTAGGTGGGTcccgttatgactgatgatgagcagaggagactagagagatttgggaggctctagcctccatcatttagtggggctgagtcagaggatgcccaggacttctaGGCTAGGTGCCAGCGGATTCTTTGCacgacgggtattctggagaccagtggggtctcattcactacttttcaatttactggggctgccttcagatggtgggaggcctatgagaggcGCAGACcagtcggtgcagcaccacttacatggcatgagttctctattctcttcttggagaagtttgtgccacagaccGGTAGGGAGGAGCTGCACAGGTAGTTCGAGCAGCTACGTCaagatggcatgtctgtgacccagtattatatgaggttttcagagttggcttgtcacgtagtttggttggttcccactaagagggagaggatttagaggttcattgatggcctctaCTACCAGTACCGCTatgttatgactcgggagagtgtATCAGGTGCTACGTTCGACGAGGTGGTCGATATTGCTCGGCGGCTGGAGATGGTTCGTAGtcaggagagggaggccaagaggcctcgtggttcgggtggtttcagtggtgttccttctgggggacagtcctaccacaacaggggtcatccttataggccTGCTCAAATGGCTCGTCCAGCTCttcgtggtgcatcatctagccatggttcgtACAATGCTAGaccgggtcagtcatctctcagtgctctcccagctcagagttcatctcgagccccttcagttcagggttcatctgcacCAAGTTCctctggtagttattctggttcacAGGATTCGTCTTAGTATTTGCCACCATTTTTCGAGAGGGGATGTTTCGattgtggagagttgggtcatgtaAATAAGTTTTGTCCCCACCTTACGGGAGGTCTAGCTTAGCAGAGGAGTCAGGCCATGACTTCAGTACCAGTTGCTTCACCACCCGCTTTGCCAGCTCGGGGTAgggctcaggcagctagaggtcaccctagagggggaggccgatcaggtggcggtcaggcccgattctatgctattcctgccagaccagatacCGTTGCTTCAGatacagtgatcacatgtattgtctcagtatgccacagtgatgcttctgtattatttgacactggttccacttattcgtatgtatcatcatattttgcttgttatctggatatgccccgtgagtccttagctttatctgttcatgtatctatgccagtgggcgatactattgttgtggatcgtgtatatcagtcatgtgtagtgactattgagggattggagactagagtcgATCTcgtattgcttagtatggttgatttcgacgtgatcttgagtatggattggttgtccccatgtcatgctattctggattgtcatgctaagaccatgaCATTGGTGATGCCGGGtttgccaaggatcgagtggagaggttctctagactatgttcccaacAAGGTgattcatatttgaaggcccaatggatggttgggaaggggtgtttgtcttatttggcctttgtgagggatgttggtgctgatacttcTACTATTAACTATGTTCTAGTGGTgtgagactttccggatgtgtttcctgcagaatTGCAGGGCATGCCGCCTaacatggatattgactttggtattgaattggtgccgggcactcagcccatttttattcctccgtATCGAATGGCACCAGATGAGTTACAGGGATTacaggaattaaaagaacagctttaggaacttcttgataaggggtttattaggcctagtgtattgccttggggtgcaccggttctgtttgtgaagaagaagtatgGTACTATGCGAATGCgcattgactataggcagttgaacaaagttaaaatcaagaacaaatatcctttgttgcgtattgatgacctatttgaccagcttcaaggagtgagggtgttctctaagattgatttgaggtctggatatcaccagttgaagattcgggactcggatattctaaagacggtattcaggacccgttatggtcactatgagttccttgtgatgtcttttgggttgatcAATGCCCCAGCTGCATTCATGCATctaatgaacaatgtatttcagccttatctcgactcgtttgtcatagtattcattgatgatatcctggtcaactcatgtagccaggaggagcatgcccagcatttgaggattgtactacagtggctgagggaggagaagctttatgccaagttctccaagtgtgagttttggcttagttcggtggtgTTCTTGGGGCATTtggtgtccaatgaggggattaaggtggatccaaagaatatagaggcagttcagagttggcccagaccatccttacctacggagattcagagctttctcggcttcgccggttattatcgtcgcttcgtggagggtttcttgtctattgcaTCCCCTTTGACCAAATTGAACCAGAATGGTGCTCCTTTCAactggtcggatgagtgtgaggagagctttcagaagctcaagactgccttgaccacaactccagttctagttttgcctttagcgtcaggctcttatacagtgtattgtgatgcttctcggattggtattggctGTGTCTTGATGCAaggggtagagtgattgcttatgctatGGGGATGGATAATGCATGCACCGCTTCCATCATCCACCATGATGCATTTGACATCGGTAACCATCGGCATTCGACtcgtcgaagatgatactttcttcgagtccgTCGTACCGTTCGCGAGTGATAGACTGCTTGAGTTTGTGAGTGGTGGTGAACTTTATGCCGTTGATAGAGGCTCGTCGCTGCCGCCAATGATTATGTTGATGGTACGAGCTGGCAATGGCGGCTTCGGCAAGCCTTGATGTTCACGTCCTCTGGCGAAGTTAGACCTCCCCTTATCGCTTAACAACTCTTTGAGGTGCCCTTGCCGTAACATGTTTACGACTTCCTGTTTAAGGGCGatgcaatcttctgttttgtgCCCGCATTCCTGGTGGAATTCACAGAGGGCGTCGAACTTTCTGGTGTTCGGATTTGATCTCATCTTTTGCAGACACTTCACTTTCATTCCGAGTTTCTCAAGAGCGTAGACTATTTCTGTAGGCGACACtcaaaaattgtgagcagataataaatgaggcatacctctttcattcggATAAGTCCCTGTCCTTGGTCTGGACGAGCCTTCTTCATAGTGGAGGGAGGGTGTGACAGCCGCCCTGACATATGGTTGGTGCCGTTCCTTGTTAGGTTGCGGAATCGAATGATCTCTTCTAGTACTGTCTCTTCGTTCTTTTCTAGATTCGGCTTGTAGCGAGGTTATCCGGTGAGTTGCTCCGTTGAGATCGTCCTCATCTGCTCGGACCTCGACACAGTAAGCATTGTggatttcatcccaagtggttggaggatACTTCATCAATCGGCTCAACACTTTTCTAGTTGCTCTTAAACCCTCTCTACTCAGCCCGTTCTGAAAAGATGCGACTTCCATCCCTTCGGATACGTTTGGCAGAGTCATCCTTATTCTATTGAATCGGGCGAGAAAATCCCTTATTCCCTCTCCCAAGGATTGcttaatagaaaatatgtcatttacTCTCGCCTCGGTCTTCTTGGCTCCGGCATGGGTGGTTACGAGCTTATCGGCCATTTCTTCAAAAGTTTCTATGGAGCGGGCTGGTAGTtgcgaataccatgttaatgcccctCCCATGAGGGTTTCACCAAACTTCTTCAGCAAAATGGAGGACACTTGTTCCTTGACGAGGTCATTGACTTTCACGGCGGTGACGTAGTGAGTCATATGATCTTCAGGATTGGTCATTCCTTCGTAT contains:
- the LOC107791155 gene encoding uncharacterized protein LOC107791155 yields the protein MTNPEDHMTHYVTAVKVNDLVKEQVSSILLKKFGETLMGGALTWYSQLPARSIETFEEMADKLVTTHAGAKKTEARVNDIFSIKQSLGEGIRDFLARFNRIRMTLPNVSEGMEVASFQNGLSREGLRATRKVLSRLMKYPPTTWDEIHNAYCVEVRADEDDLNGATHRITSLQAESRKERRDSTRRDHSIPQPNKERHQPYVRAAVTPSLHYEEGSSRPRTGTYPNEREIVYALEKLGMKVKCLQKMRSNPNTRKFDALCEFHQECGHKTEDCIALKQEVVNMLRQGHLKELLSDKGRSNFARGREHQGLPKPPLPARTINIIIGGSDEPLSTA